The Osmerus eperlanus chromosome 7, fOsmEpe2.1, whole genome shotgun sequence genome includes a region encoding these proteins:
- the LOC134023110 gene encoding E3 ubiquitin/ISG15 ligase TRIM25-like, with amino-acid sequence MAQQGVLLDHNQFSCSICLDLLKDPVTTPCGHSYCMSCIKDYWDQDDQKGVYSCPQCRHTFTPRPVLRKNNMLAEVVEKLKKTELQAAPPADSSAGPGDVLCDFCSGRKQKALKSCLVCLVSYCEAHLQPHYESPAFKKHKLVKASSQLQEKICSRHDEVMKIFCRTDQQCICYLCSMEDHKGHDTISTATERTEKQRELGLSQQNIQKRVQQREKELKELQQAVESLTRSAQAAEKDSERIFTALICSIERRRSEVKELIRAQQRAAVSQAKGLVERLEQEIAQLKRRYAELEQFSHTEDHIHFLQGYQSLSSPSVSSDVRSSIAPHRKYFCDVREAVSKLKEKLEDILKGEWPKITTTVNQGDVLLAPKPKTRADFLQYYCQLTLDPNTAYEYLCLFRGKKTVKLTQQVQSYRYHPERFTNNWQVLCENALSGRCYWEVEWSGCVGIAVSYKDINRTQSGRLSRFGDNDKSWCLEYSGQCFHFRYNNVETVTSSFGSRVGVYLDYMAGILSFYSISDTMTLIHRVQTTFTQPLYPGIAFLSFLSTAKLCVLE; translated from the exons ATGGCTCAACAGGGAGTTCTGCTGGACCACAACCAGTTCAGTTGTTCAATCTGTCTGGATCTACTGAAGGATCCGGTGACTACTCCCTGTGGACACAGCTACTGTATGAGCTGTATAAAAGACTACTGGGATCAGGATGATCAGAAGGGAGTCTACAGCTGCCCCCAGTGCAGACATACCTTCACTCCCAGGCCTGTTCTGAGGAAAAACAACATGCTGGCTGaggtggtggagaagctgaagaagACAGAACTCcaagctgctcctcctgctgacAGTTCTGCTGGACCTGGAGATGTGCTGTGTGACTTCTGCTCTGGGAGGAAGCAGAAAGCCCTCAagtcctgtctggtgtgtctggtctcttacTGTGAGGCTCACCTACAGCCTCACTATGAATCTCCTGCCTTTAAGAAGCACAAGCTGGTCAAAGCCTCCTCACAACTGCAGGAGAAGATCTGCTCTCGTCACGATGAAGTGATGAAGATTTTTTGTCGTACTGACCAGCAGTGTATCTGTTATCTGTGTTCTATGGAGGACCATAAAGGTCACGATACAATCTCAACTGCAACAGAAAGAACTGAGAAACAG CGCGAGCTTGGACTGAGTCAACAGAATATTCAGAAGAGAGtccaacagagagagaaggagctgaaggagctcCAACAGGCTGTGGAGTCTCTGACT cgCTCTGCACAAGCAGCAGAGAAGGACAGTGAGAGGATCTTTACTGCGCTGATCTGCTCCATTGAGAGAAGACGCTCTGAGGTGAAGGAGCTGATCAGagcccagcagagggcagcagtgaGTCAGGCTAAAGGACtggtggagagactggagcaggaGATAGCTCAGCTGAAGAGGAGATATGCTGAGCTGGAGCAGTTCTCACACACAGAAGATCACATccatttcctccag ggttatcagtctctctccagccccagTGTATCTTCAGATGTACGCAGCAGCATTGCCCCTCATCGTAAGTACTTCTGTGATGTGAGGGAGGCTGTGTCCAAGCTGAAAGAGAAACTAGAGGACATCCTTAAAGGGGAGTGGCCAAAGATCACAACCACCG tGAATCAAGGGGATGTTTTACTGGCACCAAAGCCCAAAACCAGAGCAGACTTCTTACAAT aTTACTGTCagctcacactggacccaaacacagcatacgaatatctctgtctgtttagggggaaaaaaacagtaAAACTTACTCAGCAAGTCCAGTCATATCGTTATCATCCAGAGAGATTTACTAACAATTGGCAGGTGCTGTGTGAAAATGCTCTGTCTGGACGCTGTTACTGggaggtggagtggagtggatgtGTTGGTATAGCCGTCTCATATAAAGACATCAACAGAACACAGTCAGGACGTCTATCTAGATTTGGAGACAATGATAAATCCTGGTGTTTAGAGTACTCTGGTCAATGTTTTCATTTCAGGTACAATAATGTTGAGACAGTAACATCAAGCTTTGGTTCCAGAGTAGGAGTGTACCTGGATTACATGGCAGGTATTCTGTCCTTCTACAGCATCTCTGACACAATGACCCTCATCCACAGAGTCCAGACCACATTCACTCAGCCACTCTATCCTGGGATTGCATTTCTGTCTTTTTTGTCCACTGCCAAGCTGTGTGTGCTGGAGTAG
- the LOC134023109 gene encoding E3 ubiquitin-protein ligase TRIM16-like encodes MAQQGVLLDHNQFSCSICLDLLKDPVTTPCGHSYCMSCIKDYWDQDDQKGVYSCPECRQTFTPRPVLRKNNMLAEVVEKLKKKELQAAAPAVSSAGPGDVLCDSCCGRKRKALKSCLVCLVSYCEAHLQPHYESPAFKKHKLVKASSQLQEKICSRHDEVMKIFCRTDQQCICYLCSMEDHKGHDTISTATERTEKQRELGLSQQNIQKRVQQREKELKELQQAVESLTRSAQAAEKDSERIFTELIRSIERRRSEVKELIRAQQRAAVSQAKGLVERLEQEIAQLKRRDAELEQLSHTEDHIHFLQGYQSLSSPSVSSYLPSTIAPRCKYFCDVREAVSKLKVKLEDIFKGEWPMITTTVNQVDLLLPPEPKTRADFLQYYCQLTLDPNTAYIQISLSEGNRRGTVNSVQPYSYHPERFTDIGQVLCGNALSGRCYWEVEWRGRVGIAVSYKDISRTGSGLLSGFGNNDKSWCLEYSGNFRHNNIQTVTSSFGSRVGVYLDHMAGTLSFYSISDTMTLIHRVQTTFTQPLYPGFAFRFILSTVKLCELE; translated from the exons ATGGCTCAACAGGGAGTTCTGCTGGACCACAACCAGTTCAGTTGTTCAATCTGTCTGGATCTACTGAAGGATCCGGTGACTACTCCCTGTGGACACAGCTACTGTATGAGCTGTATAAAAGACTACTGGGATCAGGATGATCAGAAGGGAGTCTACAGCTGCCCCGAGTGCAGACAGACCTTCACTCCCAGGCCTGTTCTGAGGAAAAACAACATGCTGGCTGaggtggtggagaagctgaagaagAAAGAACTCCAagctgctgctcctgctgtcAGTTCTGCTGGACCTGGAGATGTGCTGTGTGACTCCTGCTGTGGGAGGAAGCGCAAAGCCCTCAagtcctgtctggtgtgtctggtctcttacTGTGAggctcacctccagcctcactatGAATCTCCTGCCTTTAAAAAGCACAAGCTGGTCAAAGCCTCCTCACAACTGCAGGAGAAGATCTGCTCTCGTCACGATGAAGTGATGAAGATTTTTTGTCGTACTGACCAGCAGTGTATCTGTTATCTGTGTTCTATGGAGGACCATAAAGGTCACGATACAATCTCAACTGCAACAGAAAGAACTGAGAAACAG cGGGAGCTTGGACTGAGTCAACAGAATATTCAGAAGagagtccagcagagagagaaggagctgaaggagctcCAACAGGCTGTGGAGTCTCTGACT cGCTCTGCACAAGCAGCAGAGAAGGACAGTGAGAGGATCTTTACTGAGCTGATCCGCTCCATTGAAAGAAGACGCTCTGAGGTGAAGGAACTGATCAGagcccagcagagagcagcagtgaGTCAGGCTAAAGGACtggtggagagactggagcaggagatagctcagctgaagaggagagacgctgagctggagcagctctcacacacagaagatCACATccatttcctccag ggttatcagtctctctccagccccagTGTATCTTCATATTTACCCAGCACCATCGCCCCTCGTTGTAAGTACTTCTGTGATGTGAGGGAGGCTGTGTCCAAGCTGAAAGTGAAACTAGAGGACATCTTTAAAGGGGAGTGGCCAATGATCACAACCACCG tgAATCAAGTGGATCTTTTACTGCCACCAGAGCCCAAGACCAGAGCAGACTTCTTACAAT ATTACTGTCagctcacactggacccaaacacagcataCATACaaatctctctgtctgaggggaACAGAAGAGGAACAGTTAATTCAGTCCAGCCATATAGTTATCATCCAGAGAGATTCACTGACATCGGGCAGGTGCTGTGTGGAAATGCTCTGTCTGGACGCTGTTACTGggaggtggagtggagaggaagggTTGGTATAGCAGTCTCATATAAAGACATCAGCAGAACAGGGTCAGGTCTTCTATCTGGATTTGGAAACAATGATAAATCCTGGTGTTTAGAGTACTCTGGTAATTTCAGACACAATAATATTCAGACAGTTACATCAAGCTTTGGTTCCAGAGTAGGAGTGTACCTGGATCACATGGCAGgtactctgtccttctacagcaTCTCTGACACAATGACCCTCATCCACAGAGTCCAGACCACATTCACTCAGCCACTCTATCCTGGGTTTGCGTTTCGGTTTATTCTGTCCACTGTCAAGCTGTGTGAGCTGGAGTAG
- the pkdc gene encoding uncharacterized protein pkdc, translating to MKQEYQDLILQACGAKTLRVGEKIQTLWSGYGEIVRVHLEGCGRPSVIVKHVKFPKEADHPGGWNTNRSHQRKVRSYQVETHWYQNYSTNERCRTPVCLAAHSYGDEQLIVLEDLDEAGFDQRRTSVKEAEVRACLSWLAHFHALFLGVVPAGLWPVGTYWHLETRPDELEVLNDLQLKAAAGDIDRILNGCRFKTIVHGDAKLANFCFSGSGVSVAAVDFQYVGGGCGMKDVVYCLGSCMEEKACEKRVPGLLDYYFTELRSSVDKQVDFAALEAEWRDMFSFAWTDFHRFLLGWMPGHWKINRYSKQLTKEVLKKLKL from the coding sequence ATGAAACAAGAGTACCAGGACCTCATTCTGCAGGCGTGTGGAGCAAAGACTTTGCGTGTAGGAGAGAAAATCCAGACTCTGTGGAGTGGTTATGGTGAGATTGTGAGAGTCCACTTAGAAGGCTGTGGCCGACCCTCTGTCATAGTAAAACATGTCAAGTTCCCCAAGGAGGCGGATCATCCTGGTGGCTGGAACACAAATCGCTCTCACCAACGCAAGGTGAGATCATATCAAGTGGAAACTCACTGGTATCAGAATTACTCCACCAATGAGAGGTGTCGTACCCCTGTCTGTCTAGCCGCCCATTCCTACGGAGATGAACAGCTGATAGTCCTCGAGGACCTAGATGAAGCTGGATTCGACCAGAGAAGGACCAGTGTAAAGGAAGCAGAGGTGAGGGCCTGTCTCAGCTGGCTTGCCCACTTCCATGCCCTGTTCTTGGGGGTGGTGCCGGCTGGGCTGTGGCCAGTGGGCACATACTGGCACCTGGAGACCCGGCCAGACGAGCTGGAGGTCCTGAACGACCTGCAACTCAAAGCAGCCGCCGGCGACATTGACAGGATTCTCAACGGATGCCGATTCAAGACCATTGTGCATGGGGATGCCAAACTGGCTAACTTCTGTTTTTCTGGGAGTGGAGTGAGTGTGGCGGCAGTGGACTTCCAGtatgtgggtggggggtgtgggatgAAGGATGTGGTCTACTGCTTAGGAAGCTGCATGGAGGAGAAAGCCTGCGAAAAGAGGGTTCCTGGGTTGTTGGACTATTACTTCACAGAGCTACGGTCGTCTGTGGACAAGCAGGTCGACTTTGCTGCCCTGGAGGCTGAGTGGAGAGACATGTTTTCTTTCGCCTGGACAGACTTCCACCGGTTCCTACTGGGGTGGATGCCTGGACACTGGAAGATAAACCGCTACAGCAAGCAGTTGACCAAAGAGGTCCTGAAAAAACTGAAACTGTGA